Proteins encoded by one window of Homo sapiens chromosome 10, GRCh38.p14 Primary Assembly:
- the AIFM2 gene encoding ferroptosis suppressor protein 1 produces the protein MGSQVSVESGALHVVIVGGGFGGIAAASQLQALNVPFMLVDMKDSFHHNVAALRASVETGFAKKTFISYSVTFKDNFRQGLVVGIDLKNQMVLLQGGEALPFSHLILATGSTGPFPGKFNEVSSQQAAIQAYEDMVRQVQRSRFIVVVGGGSAGVEMAAEIKTEYPEKEVTLIHSQVALADKELLPSVRQEVKEILLRKGVQLLLSERVSNLEELPLNEYREYIKVQTDKGTEVATNLVILCTGIKINSSAYRKAFESRLASSGALRVNEHLQVEGHSNVYAIGDCADVRTPKMAYLAGLHANIAVANIVNSVKQRPLQAYKPGALTFLLSMGRNDGVGQISGFYVGRLMVRLTKSRDLFVSTSWKTMRQSPP, from the exons ATGGGGTCCCAGGTCTCGGTGGAATCGGGAGCTCTGCACGTGGTGATTGTGGGTGGGGGCTTTGGCGGGATCGCAGCAGCCAGCCAGCTGCAGGCCCTGAACGTCCCCTTCATGCTGGTGGACATGAAGGACTCCTTCCACCACAATGTGGCTGCTCTCCGAGCCTCCGTGGAGACAG GGTTCGCCAAAAAGACATTCATTTCTTACTCGGTGACTTTCAAGGACAACTTCCGGCAGGGGCTAGTAGTGGGGATAGACCTGAAGAACCAGATGGTGCTGCTGCAGGGTGGCGAG GCCCTGCCCTTCTCTCATCTTATCCTGGCCACGGGCAGCACTGGGCCCTTCCCGGGCAAGTTTAATGAGGTTTCCAGCCAGCAGGCCGCTATCCAGGCCTATGAGGACATGGTGAGGCAG GTCCAGCGCTCACGGTTCATCGTGGTGGTGGGAGGAGGCTCGGCTGGAGTGGAGATGGCAGCAGAGATTAAAACAGAATATCCTGAGAAAGAG GTCACTCTCATTCACTCCCAAGTGGCCCTGGCTGACAAGGAGCTCCTGCCCTCCGTCCGGCAGGAAGTGAAGGAGATCCTCCTCCGGAAGGGCGTGCAGCTGCTGCTGA GTGAGCGGGTGAGCAATCTGGAGGAGCTGCCTCTCAATGAGTATCGAGAGTACATCAAAGTGCAGACGGACAAAGGCACAGAGGTGGCCACCAACCTGGTGATTCTCTGCACCGGCATCAAGATCAACAGCTCCGCCTACCGCAAAGCGTTTG AGAGCAGACTAGCCAGCAGTGGTGCTCTGAGAGTGAACGAGCACCTCCAGGTGGAGGGCCACAGCAACGTCTACGCCATTGGTGACTGTGCCGACGTGAGGACGCCCAAGATGGCCTATCTTGCCGGCCTCCACGCCAACATCGCCGTGGCCAACATCGTCAACTCTGTGAAGCAGCGGCCTCTCCAGGCCTACAAGCCGG GTGCACTGACGTTCCTCCTGTCCATGGGGAGAAATGACGGTGTGGGCCAAATCAGTGGCTTCTATGTGGGCCGGCTCATGGTTCGGCTGACCAAGAGCCGGGACCTGTTCGTCTCTACGAGCTGGAAAACCATGAGGCAGTCTCCACCTTGA